The following nucleotide sequence is from Lentisphaerota bacterium.
CGCTGACGCGAATGCCGCGCCGGGTGGCGCCTCGCGTCCGCCGCTGGCCGCCCAAATGCGGCCGCAGACACTCGACGACGTGGTCGGCCAGGATCATATTCTCGGGCCGGGCAAGCTTTTGCGGCGGGTGATCGAAGCCGACCGCCTGCCCAATCTCATCTTCTACGGACCCCCGGGCAGCGGCAAGACGTCGCTCGCGGAGGTCATCGCCAAAGCCACGCAATGCCGCTTCGAGCGCACCAGCGGCGTGATCTCCAACGTCGCCGTGCTCCGCGCCCTGTGTGAAAACGCCAAGCGCTTGCGCGCCCTGCGGAAGACCGTCCTGTTTATCGACGAAATCCACCGCTTCAACAAGGCCCAGCAGGATGTGCTCCTCCCCTACGTCGAGGACGGCGCGGTGACCTTGATCGGCGCGACCACCCACAACCCGCAGGTTTTCATCAACTCGCCGCTCACCTCCCGATCGCTTGTGTTCGAGCTCAAGCCGCTCGACGAGCCGTCCATCGTCCGCCTCATCCTGCGCGCCCTTGCCGACGAATCGCACGGCCTGGGACTGCTGCGGGTGATCGCCGATTCCGATGCGGTCGCCTGCCTCGCGGGCATTTGCGAAGGCGACGCCCGACGCGCGCTCAACGCCCTTGAAGTCGCCGCCCGGAGCACGCCCCCCGGCGCCGACGGCGTGATCCACATCACCCGCAGCGTGATGGAAGACTGCGTCCAGCGCCGCATGATTCTCTACGACCGCGACGAGGACGGCCATTACGACACGATATCCGCCTTCATCAAGAGCGTTCGCGGCTCCGATCCCCATGCCGCCGTCTACTGGCTGGCCAAGATGCTGGAAGCCGGCGAGGACCCCCGCTTCATCGCCCGCCGCCTGATGATCCTCGCCAGCGAAGACATCGGCAACGCCGATCCCCGCGGCATCACGCTCGCCGTCTCCGCCACCCAGGCCGTCGAGTATGTCGGCATGCCCGAGGCGCGCATCATCCTCGCCCAGGCGACCACCTATCTCGCCACGGCCCCCAAGAGCAACGCCGCTTACCTCGCCGTCGATGCCGCGCTGGCCGACGTCCGCGAAGGCCGCGTCCTCGCCATCCCCGAGCATCTCAAAAACCTCCACCTCGACGCGATCGGCCACGACGCCGCCGACCACCCCTATCTGTATCCGCACGCCTTTCAAGGCCACATCGTCGAGCAGCGCTACATTCCGGCAGACAAGCATTACTACATACCCACCGATCAGGGCTACGAGGAGACCATCCGCAAGCGGATGGAGCGGATCGCCTCCGCCTTGGAGAAGACGGAGCGGCCATGACCAAGGACGAGATCCGCGCCGGCATGCTGGCCCGCCGCCGCGATGTTGACGATCAGACGCGCCGCGACGCCGGAAAGGCCATCGCGGAACGCCTCGCTTCAACCGCTGCGTTTGCCCGTTCGTGGCGGTTCTGCTGCTACCTCAGCACCCCGCATGAGGTCACCAGCCGCTACATCCTCCGGACCGTGTTCGAGGCCGGACGCGAGGTGTGCATCCCGGCCTGGGATCCTATGGCGCAAACCTACGGTCTCTTCGCCTATGATCCGCGCATGCCCCTCATCACCGGACACCGGGGCATCCGTGAGCCGTCCATCCGCATCCCGATCCTCCCCTGGGATGTGAACTGCTTCATCGTCCCCGGCCTCGCCTTCGACAGCCACGGGGGGCGCCTCGGCTATGGCAAGGGGTACTACGACCGCATCCTCGCACAGGCCGCCCGCACCGTCCCCATCATCGCCGTCTGTTACGACTGGCAGGTCGTCGACGATCCCCTCCCCTTCGAACCCCACGACATCCGCGTTCACATGATCATCACCAACCAGCGCTTCATCACTTGCGCAGTGTAATCCTCTTACATCACGTGAACCCTGCCCTTCCGTTTGTCTGTCCGCCCCTGCGCTTCCCCGACGAGTTGCCGATCACCGCGCACCGCGAGGCGATCGCCGATGCGTTGGCGCGCAGCCGCGTCTTGATCGTCTGCGGCGACACGGGTTCGGGCAAGACCACCCAGATCCCCAAGATCGCCCTCGCCGCCGGACGCGGCCGCACCGGGCTGATCGGCGTCACCCAGCCCCGACGCCTCGCGGCCGTCGCGATGGCCACCCGTGTTGCCGAGGAGTTTGGCGGCGAGCCGGGCGGCTTCGTCGGGGTCCAACACCGCTTCGAGCGCCGTCTTTCGCCCGAGACGCGCATCAAGTTCATGACCGACGGCATCCTTCTGGCCGAGACCCGCCAGGACCGCCTGTTGCGCGCGTATGACACGCTGATTATCGACGAGGCGCACGAGCGCTCGCTCAACATTGACTTTCTCCTCGGCATCCTGCGCGGCATCATCTCCCGGCGGCCCGACCTGCGCGTGGTCATCAGCTCCGCCACACTCGATGCCGAACGTTTCGCGACCTTCTTTGCGGATCGCGGCGCGCCCGCCCCGGTTTTCACCATCCCCGGCCGCCTCTACCCGGTCGAGGTCCGCTACCGGCCTGCCGACGAAGAGGACGCCCCCGACCTGCCTCGGATGATCGCCCAGGCCGCCGCCGAGCTCGCGGCCGATGCGCCGGGCGACGTGCTGGTCTTTCTTCCCGGCGAGCGCGACATCCGCGATGCCGCCGACGTCCTCGCCGGCCGCCGCCTCCCCGACACCGCTATCATCCCGCTGCTCGCCTCCCTGCCCGCAGGCGAGCAGCAGCGGGCCTTTAAGACGATCCCCGGCGTCCGCCGCATCATCCTCGCCACCAACGTCGCCGAAACCTCCGTCACCCTCCCCGGCATCCGCGCCGTGATTGACACCGGTCTCGCCCGCGTCCCCCGCTGGAACGCCCGCACCCGCGTCCAGCGCCTCCAGATCGAGGCGATCTCGCAGGCCTCGGCCAGCCAGCGCGCCGGGCGCTGCGGCCGCCTCGGCCCCGGCGTGTGCATCCGCCTCTACAGCGCCGACGACCTGGCCGGCCGGCCGCCCTACACCGACCCCGAGATCGTCCGGTCCTCCCTCGCGGGCGTGATCCTGACCATGCTCGACCTGCGCCTGGGCGACATCGCCACCTTCCCCTTTCTCGACCCGCCCCCGCCCGCCGCCATCCGCGACGGCCTGCGCGAGCTGATCGAACTCGGCGCTATCGAGCATCCCGACGCCCGGCCTGGCGCGCCGTCCGCCGATCCCCGGTCCCCGCCCGCGCTCACCCCGCTCGGCATGCGCCTCGCCCGCCTGCCGCTCGAGCCGCGCCTCGCCCGCATTCTCTTCGCCGCCGACACCGAGCAGGCACTGCGCCACGCGCTGATCGTTGTCGCCGCCCTCGAATGCGACGATCCCCGCCGGCGGCCAGTCGAGAAGCAGGCCGAAGCCGACGCCGCGCACGCCCAGTTCCTGACGCCCGCATCCGACTTCTCGGCCCTGCTCCGCCTCTGGCGCTGGTACGACGAACAGGGCGGGTTCAGCTCCAACACCACCGCCCGTCGCCTCTGCCGCGACCACTTCCTCTCGTTTCCACGAATGCGCGACTGGCGCGACCTGCGCGATCAGCTCGAGCACCTGGTGCGTCCGCTCGGGCTGAATCCGGCGACCGAGGCTGGCGGCGATGCGGGGCTTCACCGCGCCCTGCTGGCGGGACTGCTCGGGCATATCGGCAAGCGCGACCCCGAGACCGGCGACTACCGCGGCGCCCACGGTCTGCGCTTCGCCCTCTTTCCCGGTTCCGGCCTTGCCAAGGCCGCGCGCCAGGCGGGCAAGCGAAAAAAATCCGATGCCGACGTCACCACCGCGCCACCGGCGCGCCCCTCCCCCGCGTCCCTGCCGGTCTCGCGCGACTGGGTGATCGCGGGCGAACTGGTCGAGACCGCCCGTCTCTATGCCCGCACCGCCGCCTGCATTGACCCGGGCTGGATCGAGCCGATCGCCGGACGTCTCTGCAAATCCTCCTTCCACTCGCCGTGGTGGGACACCGACAAGGGCTTCGCCCGCATCCGCGAGCGGGTCACCCTTCACGGCCTCGTGCTGGTCGAAAACCGGACGCGCGACTACGCCCGCATCAATCCCGCCGATGCGCGCGTCCTGTTCATCCGCCACGGCTTGATCGCGGGAGAGTGTCCGAACCCGCCGCCGATCATCCGCGACAACCTCAGCCGCCTCGCGCTCCTACGCCTCGCCCAGGCCAAGACCCGCGGCGGCCAGTCCCTGTTGGATGAGGACGCCGTCTACGCCTTTTATGACGCCCACCTGCCCGCCGACGTTTTCAGTGCCGACGCACTGCGCCGCTGGCTGCGTCAGGCCTCGCCCGAGCAGGTCGAAGCCCTCCGCCTGACCGACGCCGAAATCCCCCTGCCCGACGGCGCCGCGACGGGCTTTCCCGACACCCTTACGCTCGACGGCCAGTCCATCCCACTCACCTACCGCCATGCGCCGGGAGAGCCCGACGACGGAATCACCTGCACCGTCCCCGCCGACCTGCTGTCGCGCCTCCGCGCCTGGCGAGCCGACTGGCTCGTCCCCGGCGCGCTGCCCGAGAAGATCCGCTGGATGCTCGCGTCGCTCCCCTCCAAGACCCGGCGCCTCGTCGCTCCGCCCGGTGAAACCGCAGACCGCTGTCTCGGACGCATGCCGCCCGGTCGCGAACCGCTGAACCAAGCCCTTAGCCGCGCCCTGTACGAGGTCTGCGGCGTCCGCATCCCCGCCGATGCGTGGCGCGAGGACGATTTACCCGACTGGCTCCGCATCCGCTTCGTGGTGACCGATTCCGACGGCAAGATCCTCGGCAGCGGCCGCACCTTCGACCCCTTGATCAAAACCTTTGCCCTCGCTTCTGTCGGGCCCTCCGCCCCCGCTCCGAGTCAGTCGGGAACCGACTCCCGATTTCACCGCGACGGCATCACCGACTGGAGTTTTGGCGATCTTCCAGAAGAGGTCAACATCGACCGCGCCGGCTGGCCCATGCTCCACTATCCCGCGCTGGTCGACGCGTCACCCGCCGCCTGCGCCCTTCGACTGTTTGCCGACGCCGCGACCGCCGCCGCCATCCATGCCGAGGGGACGCTGCGGCTCATCGCGCTCGCCCTCGGCCCCGACACGCTCGCCCTCCGCCGTTCGTCCGCGCCAGCCAAAGACCTGCGCGGGGCGCTCGCAGCCCTTGAGTACACGTCCGAATCTTTCGTTGAGGATATCCTTCGGGCCGCCCTGCACACCTGCTTTCTTGAAGGTCTGGCACCCGTGCGCAGCGAAGCCGTCTTTCGTCAACGTCTGCTTCTCGGCCGTCCGAAACTGGGTGCCGCTCATCTGCAGATCGCGCGTCTGTGCGCCTCGGTCCTCCATGCGGCGCAGACCCTCGAACGTGACCTCGGCGGCGACGCGCGGCCGATTCCGGCTGCGGCACCGCCATCGGTGCACACCGCCGAATCGGTTATGCGCGATTTCACCAAAGGTCCGGCGGCCGTCAAGTCCCCCCCGTTATCAGCGCCCCTCCGGGCCGATGCCCTCGCCACCTTCGCGGATCTGCTGGTATCCTACAACCGCCAACCCAATCCCGGCGCGCATCACCAGCCAGCCAAACGGGCGGCGGCGCGGGCGCCGGTGGCCGTGACCCTGCATCCGGCTTCGGCAGACGATCTGCGCGACCAGCTCGCCTGGCTGGTGTTTCCCGGATTCATACGCGCCACACCCTGGGGTCATCTCCAGCACTATCAGCGCTATCTAGAGGGCATGCGCATCCGCGTGGAGCGGCTGCGAACCAACCCGGCGGCCGACCTCAAGCGCCTGGCCGAGATTGCGCCCTTCTGGAATCGATACACCGCCTTCACGGCCCGGGATGAGCACGCCACGCACGACCGCGCCGCCCTCGCAGACTACCGCTGGATGGTCGAGGAGTTCCGCATCTCGCTTTTTGCCCAAGAGTTGGGCACGGCCGCACCCGCCTCGGCCAAGCGCCTCGAGGCGCAGTGGCAACGGGTGCTCGCGACGTAAGCGGTCCGCCGCTGGGCGCGATTTCACTTCGTTGCATCGCACCTCGAATTCAGGAGTCAGGAGTTAGGTCTGTGGGGACTCTCCCGCTCCATCCCCTCCGCATCACCCACGGGGCGGTAAAAAATATTTAAAGAAACGATTGACTTACCCCCCCCCGCTATAATATCGCCTCATCAACTGATTCGGTCCCGCTCATTTTGTGTTCCACGCTGGTGGACCCGGAGCGGGTTTTTCATGCGGGAAGCAATCAGAGGATGCAACAACGCGATTGATCAAACGGGGATGAGGAGGCGATGATTACAT
It contains:
- a CDS encoding replication-associated recombination protein A, with product MSDAELFDSGTLDVADANAAPGGASRPPLAAQMRPQTLDDVVGQDHILGPGKLLRRVIEADRLPNLIFYGPPGSGKTSLAEVIAKATQCRFERTSGVISNVAVLRALCENAKRLRALRKTVLFIDEIHRFNKAQQDVLLPYVEDGAVTLIGATTHNPQVFINSPLTSRSLVFELKPLDEPSIVRLILRALADESHGLGLLRVIADSDAVACLAGICEGDARRALNALEVAARSTPPGADGVIHITRSVMEDCVQRRMILYDRDEDGHYDTISAFIKSVRGSDPHAAVYWLAKMLEAGEDPRFIARRLMILASEDIGNADPRGITLAVSATQAVEYVGMPEARIILAQATTYLATAPKSNAAYLAVDAALADVREGRVLAIPEHLKNLHLDAIGHDAADHPYLYPHAFQGHIVEQRYIPADKHYYIPTDQGYEETIRKRMERIASALEKTERP
- a CDS encoding 5-formyltetrahydrofolate cyclo-ligase, translating into MTKDEIRAGMLARRRDVDDQTRRDAGKAIAERLASTAAFARSWRFCCYLSTPHEVTSRYILRTVFEAGREVCIPAWDPMAQTYGLFAYDPRMPLITGHRGIREPSIRIPILPWDVNCFIVPGLAFDSHGGRLGYGKGYYDRILAQAARTVPIIAVCYDWQVVDDPLPFEPHDIRVHMIITNQRFITCAV
- the hrpA gene encoding ATP-dependent RNA helicase HrpA → MNPALPFVCPPLRFPDELPITAHREAIADALARSRVLIVCGDTGSGKTTQIPKIALAAGRGRTGLIGVTQPRRLAAVAMATRVAEEFGGEPGGFVGVQHRFERRLSPETRIKFMTDGILLAETRQDRLLRAYDTLIIDEAHERSLNIDFLLGILRGIISRRPDLRVVISSATLDAERFATFFADRGAPAPVFTIPGRLYPVEVRYRPADEEDAPDLPRMIAQAAAELAADAPGDVLVFLPGERDIRDAADVLAGRRLPDTAIIPLLASLPAGEQQRAFKTIPGVRRIILATNVAETSVTLPGIRAVIDTGLARVPRWNARTRVQRLQIEAISQASASQRAGRCGRLGPGVCIRLYSADDLAGRPPYTDPEIVRSSLAGVILTMLDLRLGDIATFPFLDPPPPAAIRDGLRELIELGAIEHPDARPGAPSADPRSPPALTPLGMRLARLPLEPRLARILFAADTEQALRHALIVVAALECDDPRRRPVEKQAEADAAHAQFLTPASDFSALLRLWRWYDEQGGFSSNTTARRLCRDHFLSFPRMRDWRDLRDQLEHLVRPLGLNPATEAGGDAGLHRALLAGLLGHIGKRDPETGDYRGAHGLRFALFPGSGLAKAARQAGKRKKSDADVTTAPPARPSPASLPVSRDWVIAGELVETARLYARTAACIDPGWIEPIAGRLCKSSFHSPWWDTDKGFARIRERVTLHGLVLVENRTRDYARINPADARVLFIRHGLIAGECPNPPPIIRDNLSRLALLRLAQAKTRGGQSLLDEDAVYAFYDAHLPADVFSADALRRWLRQASPEQVEALRLTDAEIPLPDGAATGFPDTLTLDGQSIPLTYRHAPGEPDDGITCTVPADLLSRLRAWRADWLVPGALPEKIRWMLASLPSKTRRLVAPPGETADRCLGRMPPGREPLNQALSRALYEVCGVRIPADAWREDDLPDWLRIRFVVTDSDGKILGSGRTFDPLIKTFALASVGPSAPAPSQSGTDSRFHRDGITDWSFGDLPEEVNIDRAGWPMLHYPALVDASPAACALRLFADAATAAAIHAEGTLRLIALALGPDTLALRRSSAPAKDLRGALAALEYTSESFVEDILRAALHTCFLEGLAPVRSEAVFRQRLLLGRPKLGAAHLQIARLCASVLHAAQTLERDLGGDARPIPAAAPPSVHTAESVMRDFTKGPAAVKSPPLSAPLRADALATFADLLVSYNRQPNPGAHHQPAKRAAARAPVAVTLHPASADDLRDQLAWLVFPGFIRATPWGHLQHYQRYLEGMRIRVERLRTNPAADLKRLAEIAPFWNRYTAFTARDEHATHDRAALADYRWMVEEFRISLFAQELGTAAPASAKRLEAQWQRVLAT